From Cronobacter turicensis z3032, the proteins below share one genomic window:
- the lrhA gene encoding Probable HTH-type transcriptional regulator lrhA, whose protein sequence is MLARKHASKGIAFFPLHIATDGVRYVRLPESDNNMINANRPILNLDLDLLRTFVAVADLNTFAAAAAAVCRTQSAVSQQMQRLEQLVGKELFARHGRNKLLTEHGIQLLGYARKILRFNDEACTSLMYSNLQGVLTIGASDESADTILPYLLNRISSVYPKLAIDVRVQRNPYIIEMLNQQEIDLVVTTHQPENLDSLVLRTSPTLWYCAADYTLHKNEAVPLVMLDEPNPHRDIIIEQLNAANVPWRISYVASTLPAVRAAVKAGLGITARPVEMMSPELRVLGTSDGLPVLPETQYMLCRNTNSKNEMAEIIFQAMESHYQPWRYTAAIEGGDDTLLMQGDLE, encoded by the coding sequence GTGTTAGCCCGGAAGCATGCTTCAAAAGGAATTGCTTTCTTTCCTTTACACATAGCAACAGACGGTGTCCGCTACGTGCGGTTACCTGAAAGTGATAACAATATGATTAACGCAAATCGTCCGATCTTAAACCTCGACCTCGATCTGCTGAGAACGTTTGTCGCAGTCGCCGATCTGAATACGTTTGCCGCCGCGGCGGCAGCGGTATGCCGTACGCAGTCGGCCGTCAGCCAGCAGATGCAGCGCCTGGAACAACTGGTCGGTAAAGAGTTGTTTGCCCGCCATGGGCGCAATAAGCTCTTAACCGAACACGGCATCCAGTTGCTCGGTTATGCACGTAAAATTTTGCGCTTCAACGATGAAGCATGCACTTCGCTAATGTATAGCAATTTGCAGGGCGTCCTGACCATTGGCGCTTCTGACGAATCGGCGGATACCATTCTGCCGTATCTTCTCAACCGCATTAGTTCGGTCTATCCGAAACTGGCGATTGATGTACGCGTTCAGCGTAATCCGTACATTATCGAAATGTTGAACCAACAGGAGATAGACCTGGTCGTTACCACGCATCAGCCGGAGAATCTGGATTCGCTGGTGCTGCGTACCTCGCCCACACTCTGGTATTGCGCGGCGGACTATACGTTGCACAAAAATGAAGCGGTGCCGCTGGTGATGCTCGATGAGCCGAACCCGCATCGTGACATCATCATTGAGCAACTCAACGCGGCGAATGTGCCGTGGCGTATCTCTTACGTCGCGTCCACGTTGCCTGCGGTGCGTGCCGCCGTAAAAGCGGGGCTTGGCATTACCGCCCGCCCGGTAGAGATGATGAGTCCGGAGTTGCGCGTATTGGGTACGTCTGACGGCCTGCCCGTGCTGCCGGAAACGCAGTACATGCTGTGTCGCAATACCAACAGCAAGAACGAAATGGCAGAGATCATCTTTCAGGCCATGGAAAGCCACTACCAGCCGTGGCGTTACACCGCTGCGATTGAAGGTGGCGATGATACGCTGCTAATGCAGGGCGATCTGGAGTAA
- a CDS encoding UPF0207 protein ESA_00928, with translation MVFCRSHRQGIFMSQSHFFAYLSRLKLINRWPLMRNVRTENVSEHSLQVAMVAHALAVIKNRKFQGNVNPERIALLAMYHDASEVLTGDLPTPVKYFNSQIAHEYKAIEKIAQQKLIAMVPEELQDIFAPLLDEHHYTEDEKSLVKQADALCAYLKCLEELSAGNNEFLLAKSRLEKTLAQRHSAEMEYFMQIFVPSFHLSLDEISQDSPL, from the coding sequence ATGGTTTTTTGTCGCAGTCACAGACAAGGGATCTTTATGAGTCAGAGTCATTTTTTCGCCTACCTTTCCCGCCTGAAGTTAATCAATCGCTGGCCGCTGATGCGCAACGTGCGCACTGAAAATGTCTCTGAACACAGTCTGCAGGTGGCGATGGTCGCCCATGCGCTCGCGGTCATTAAAAACCGCAAATTTCAGGGCAACGTCAACCCGGAGCGCATCGCGCTGCTGGCGATGTACCACGACGCCAGCGAAGTGCTGACAGGCGATCTGCCCACGCCGGTGAAGTATTTCAATTCCCAGATAGCGCATGAATATAAAGCCATTGAGAAAATCGCTCAGCAGAAGCTGATTGCGATGGTGCCGGAAGAGTTACAGGACATCTTCGCCCCGCTGCTTGACGAGCATCACTATACGGAAGATGAAAAATCGCTGGTGAAGCAGGCAGATGCGCTGTGCGCCTACCTGAAATGTCTGGAAGAGCTTTCGGCGGGCAATAACGAATTCCTGCTCGCCAAAAGCCGTCTGGAAAAAACGCTGGCGCAGCGTCACAGCGCCGAAATGGAGTATTTCATGCAGATCTTCGTTCCGAGCTTCCATCTCTCTTTAGATGAAATTAGCCAGGATTCCCCGCTCTGA
- the ackA gene encoding Acetate kinase, whose protein sequence is MSSKLVLVLNCGSSSLKFAIIDALNGDEYLSGLAECFHLPEARIKWKMDGGKQEAALGAGAAHSEALNFIVNTILAQKPELSAQLTAIGHRIVHGGEKYTSSVVIDESVIQGIKDSASFAPLHNPAHLIGIAEALKSFPHLADKNVAVFDTAFHQTMPEESYLYALPYKLYKEHGIRRYGAHGTSHFYVTQEAAKMLNKPVEEVNIITCHLGNGGSVSAIRNGKCVDTSMGLTPLEGLVMGTRSGDIDPAIIFHLHDALGMSVDDINKLLTKESGLLGLTEVTSDCRYVEDNYATKEDAKRAMDVYCHRLAKYIGSYIALMEGRLDAVVFTGGIGENAAMVREISLGKLGVLGFEVDHERNLAARFGKSGYINKEGTTLAMVIPTNEELVIAQDACRLTA, encoded by the coding sequence ATGTCGAGTAAGTTAGTACTGGTTCTCAACTGCGGTAGCTCCTCACTGAAATTTGCCATCATCGATGCTCTTAACGGTGACGAGTACCTGTCCGGTCTGGCCGAATGTTTCCATCTTCCTGAAGCGCGTATTAAATGGAAAATGGATGGCGGCAAACAAGAAGCGGCGCTTGGCGCCGGTGCGGCTCACAGCGAAGCGCTGAACTTCATTGTTAATACTATTCTGGCACAAAAACCAGAGCTGTCTGCACAGCTGACCGCGATTGGTCATCGTATTGTGCACGGTGGCGAGAAGTATACCAGTTCCGTGGTCATTGATGAGTCTGTTATTCAGGGCATCAAAGATTCCGCTTCCTTCGCACCGCTGCATAACCCGGCTCACCTGATCGGTATCGCCGAAGCGCTGAAATCCTTCCCGCACCTGGCGGATAAAAACGTGGCCGTTTTCGACACCGCGTTCCATCAGACCATGCCGGAAGAATCTTACCTCTATGCCCTGCCGTACAAACTGTATAAAGAACACGGCATCCGTCGCTATGGCGCACACGGCACCAGCCACTTCTATGTGACTCAGGAAGCCGCAAAAATGCTGAACAAGCCGGTGGAAGAAGTGAATATCATCACTTGCCACCTGGGTAACGGCGGTTCTGTTTCCGCTATCCGCAACGGCAAATGCGTTGACACCTCCATGGGTCTGACCCCGCTGGAAGGTCTGGTCATGGGCACCCGCTCCGGCGACATCGACCCGGCTATCATCTTCCATCTGCACGACGCGCTGGGCATGAGCGTTGATGACATCAACAAACTGCTGACCAAAGAGTCTGGCCTGCTGGGTCTGACCGAAGTGACCAGCGACTGCCGTTATGTTGAAGACAACTACGCGACCAAAGAAGACGCGAAGCGCGCGATGGATGTCTACTGCCACCGCCTGGCGAAATACATCGGCTCCTATATCGCGCTGATGGAAGGTCGTCTGGACGCGGTCGTCTTCACCGGCGGCATCGGCGAGAACGCGGCGATGGTTCGCGAGATTTCCCTCGGCAAGCTGGGCGTGCTGGGCTTCGAGGTTGACCACGAGCGCAACCTGGCCGCGCGTTTCGGCAAATCCGGTTACATCAACAAAGAAGGCACCACCCTCGCGATGGTCATCCCGACCAACGAAGAACTGGTTATCGCGCAGGACGCCTGCCGCCTGACCGCCTGA
- the pta gene encoding Phosphate acetyltransferase, producing MSRIIMLIPTGTSVGLTSVSLGVIRAMERKGVRLSVFKPIAQPRTGGDTPDQTTTIVRANTNLPAAEPLRMSHVESLLSSNQKDVLMEEIIARFHENTKDAEVVLVEGLVPTRKHQFAQSLNYEIAKTLNAEIVFVMSQGTDTPEQLKERIELTRSSFGGSKNANITGVIVNKLNAPVDEQGRTRPDLSEIFDDSTKAKIINIDAQHLQAISPLPVLGAVPWSFDLIATRAIDMARHLNATIVNEGDIKTRRVKSVTFCARSIPHMLEHFRPGSLLVTSADRPDVLVAACLAAMNGVEIGAILLTGGYEMDERINKLCERAFATGLPVFMVNTNTWQTSLSLQSFNLEVPADDHERIEKVQEYVASHVSAEWIDSLTATSERSRRLSPPAFRYQLTELARKAGKRVVLPEGDEPRTVKAAAICAERGIATCVLLGNPDEISRVAAAQGVELGTGIEIVDPEVVRESYVARLVELRKSKGMTEAVAREQLEDNVVLGTLMLEQDEVDGLVSGAVHTTANTIRPPLQLIKTAPGSSLVSSVFFMLLPEQVYVYGDCAINPDPTAEQLAEIAIQSADSAAAFGIEPRVAMLSYSTGNSGAGSDVEKVREATKLAQEKRPDLVIDGPLQYDAAVMADVAKSKAPNSPVAGRATVFIFPDLNTGNTTYKAVQRSADLISIGPMLQGMRKPVNDLSRGALVDDIVYTIALTAIQASQQ from the coding sequence GTGTCCCGTATCATTATGCTTATTCCTACCGGAACCAGCGTCGGCCTGACCAGCGTCAGCCTCGGCGTGATCCGCGCTATGGAACGTAAAGGCGTTCGTCTGAGCGTCTTCAAACCTATCGCCCAACCTCGTACTGGCGGCGATACGCCGGACCAGACCACGACCATCGTGCGCGCTAATACTAATCTGCCAGCCGCTGAACCGCTGCGCATGAGCCACGTCGAGTCGCTGCTCTCCAGCAACCAGAAAGACGTGCTGATGGAAGAGATCATCGCTCGCTTCCATGAAAACACCAAAGATGCAGAAGTGGTGCTGGTGGAAGGCCTGGTGCCGACCCGTAAGCATCAGTTCGCCCAGTCGCTGAACTATGAAATCGCGAAGACTCTGAATGCGGAAATCGTGTTCGTCATGTCTCAGGGCACCGACACCCCGGAACAGTTAAAAGAGCGTATCGAACTGACCCGCAGCAGCTTCGGCGGCAGCAAAAACGCCAACATCACCGGCGTTATCGTCAACAAACTGAACGCGCCAGTGGATGAGCAGGGCCGTACGCGTCCGGATCTCTCCGAGATTTTCGATGACTCCACCAAAGCGAAAATCATCAACATCGACGCGCAGCATCTGCAGGCCATCAGTCCGCTGCCGGTTCTCGGCGCGGTGCCGTGGAGCTTTGATCTGATAGCCACCCGCGCTATCGACATGGCCCGTCACCTGAACGCGACCATCGTTAACGAAGGCGATATTAAAACCCGCCGCGTGAAGTCTGTGACGTTCTGCGCGCGCAGCATTCCGCATATGCTGGAACACTTCCGTCCGGGCTCCCTGCTGGTGACCTCCGCGGATCGTCCGGATGTGTTAGTGGCCGCCTGCCTTGCCGCGATGAATGGCGTAGAAATCGGCGCCATCCTGCTGACCGGCGGTTATGAAATGGACGAGCGCATCAACAAGCTATGTGAACGCGCTTTCGCCACCGGCCTGCCGGTATTTATGGTGAACACCAACACCTGGCAGACCTCGCTCAGCCTGCAGAGCTTCAACCTTGAAGTGCCGGCAGACGACCATGAGCGCATCGAAAAAGTGCAGGAATATGTGGCAAGCCACGTCAGCGCCGAGTGGATCGACTCCCTGACCGCCACGTCCGAGCGCAGCCGTCGTCTCTCTCCGCCGGCATTCCGCTACCAGTTGACCGAGCTTGCGCGTAAAGCGGGCAAACGCGTCGTGCTGCCGGAAGGCGACGAGCCGCGTACCGTGAAAGCGGCGGCCATCTGCGCCGAGCGCGGCATCGCGACCTGCGTGCTGCTGGGTAACCCGGACGAAATCAGCCGCGTGGCGGCCGCACAGGGCGTAGAACTGGGCACCGGCATCGAAATCGTCGATCCGGAAGTGGTGCGTGAAAGCTACGTGGCGCGTCTGGTTGAGCTGCGTAAGAGCAAAGGCATGACCGAAGCGGTCGCCCGCGAACAGCTGGAAGATAACGTGGTGCTCGGCACGCTGATGCTGGAGCAGGACGAAGTCGATGGTCTGGTATCCGGTGCGGTACACACCACCGCGAACACCATCCGTCCGCCGCTGCAGCTCATCAAAACGGCGCCGGGCAGCTCGCTGGTCTCCTCCGTGTTCTTCATGCTGCTGCCGGAACAGGTTTACGTTTACGGCGACTGCGCAATCAACCCGGATCCGACTGCAGAACAGCTGGCCGAAATCGCGATTCAGTCCGCCGACTCCGCTGCCGCTTTCGGCATCGAACCGCGCGTGGCGATGCTCTCCTACTCCACCGGCAACTCCGGTGCGGGCAGCGATGTAGAAAAAGTGCGTGAAGCCACCAAACTGGCGCAGGAAAAACGCCCGGATCTGGTTATCGACGGCCCGCTGCAGTATGACGCCGCCGTTATGGCTGACGTAGCGAAATCCAAAGCGCCGAACTCGCCGGTTGCAGGCCGCGCTACCGTGTTCATCTTCCCGGATCTGAACACTGGTAACACCACGTACAAAGCGGTACAGCGCTCTGCCGACCTGATCTCCATCGGGCCGATGCTGCAGGGTATGCGCAAACCGGTTAACGACCTCTCCCGCGGCGCGCTGGTTGACGATATCGTCTACACCATCGCACTGACGGCGATTCAGGCGTCACAGCAGTAA
- a CDS encoding UPF0208 membrane protein ESA_00924, giving the protein MSTPENRPVSFFSLFRRGQHYSKTWPIDKRLAPVFVENRVIRATRFAIRIMPPVAVFTLCWQIALGGQLGPAVATALFALSMPMQGLWWLGKRSVTPLPPVTLSWFYEVRTKLQEAGQALAPVEGKPDYQALADTLKRAFKQLDKTFLDDL; this is encoded by the coding sequence ATGTCGACACCTGAAAATCGCCCCGTAAGCTTTTTTAGCCTGTTTCGCCGTGGGCAGCACTACTCAAAGACCTGGCCGATTGATAAACGCCTGGCTCCGGTCTTTGTCGAAAACCGCGTCATTCGCGCCACGCGTTTCGCGATCCGCATCATGCCGCCCGTCGCCGTGTTTACGCTGTGCTGGCAAATCGCGCTCGGCGGCCAGCTTGGTCCAGCGGTCGCCACGGCGCTGTTCGCGCTGAGTATGCCGATGCAGGGCCTGTGGTGGCTTGGCAAGCGCTCTGTCACGCCGCTCCCGCCCGTCACGCTGAGCTGGTTTTATGAAGTCCGCACGAAATTGCAGGAAGCGGGGCAAGCGCTCGCGCCGGTGGAAGGCAAGCCCGATTATCAGGCGCTGGCCGACACGCTGAAACGTGCGTTTAAGCAACTTGATAAAACTTTTCTTGATGACTTGTAA
- a CDS encoding UPF0304 protein ESA_00925, giving the protein MEMTHAQRLILSNQYKMMTLLDPENGERYRRLQTIIERGYGLQMRELDRDFGELSEETCRTVIDVMEMYHALQVSRANMKDAHTIDERRVTFLGFDAATEARFLGYVRFLVNTEGRYTHFDAGTHGFNAQTPMWEKYQRMLKVWQACPRQYHLCANEIMQIINA; this is encoded by the coding sequence ATGGAAATGACCCATGCCCAGCGTCTTATTCTCTCCAACCAGTATAAAATGATGACCCTGCTCGATCCGGAAAATGGCGAGCGTTATCGCCGCCTGCAAACCATCATTGAGCGCGGCTACGGTTTACAGATGCGCGAACTCGACCGCGATTTCGGCGAGCTGAGCGAAGAAACCTGCCGCACCGTCATCGACGTCATGGAGATGTATCACGCCCTCCAGGTCTCCAGAGCCAACATGAAAGACGCGCATACCATTGATGAGCGTCGCGTCACCTTTTTAGGCTTCGACGCCGCCACCGAAGCGCGTTTTCTTGGCTATGTGCGCTTTCTGGTCAATACCGAAGGGCGCTATACCCATTTCGACGCCGGTACGCACGGCTTCAACGCGCAAACCCCGATGTGGGAGAAATATCAACGGATGCTGAAAGTGTGGCAGGCGTGCCCGCGTCAGTACCATTTGTGCGCCAACGAAATTATGCAAATTATTAACGCCTGA
- the ybdJ gene encoding Uncharacterized protein ybdJ, with protein MKHPLETLITAGGILLLAFLSCLLLPAPRLTLTLAQHLMSMFHLVDLNQLYTIIFCIWFLLLGAVEYYVIRFVWRRWFSLERA; from the coding sequence ATGAAGCATCCTCTTGAAACGCTGATCACGGCTGGCGGCATTCTGCTGCTGGCGTTTCTCTCCTGCCTGCTGCTGCCGGCCCCGAGACTCACGCTGACGCTGGCGCAACACCTAATGTCCATGTTCCATCTGGTCGATCTTAACCAGCTCTATACCATTATTTTCTGCATCTGGTTTTTACTGCTCGGCGCGGTGGAGTATTACGTGATTCGCTTCGTATGGCGGCGCTGGTTTTCGCTGGAGCGCGCATAA
- the ramA gene encoding Transcriptional activator ramA yields the protein MELPAQVIETLTDWIDDNLHKPLRIDDIARHAGYSKWHLQRLFHHHKGESIGRYIREKKLRLAAQDLRATNDRVLDISMKYGFDSQQTFTRLFTRKFQMSPGTWRKQGDAPTNH from the coding sequence ATGGAACTTCCCGCTCAGGTTATTGAAACGCTGACTGACTGGATTGATGACAATCTTCACAAGCCGTTGCGCATTGATGATATTGCGCGCCACGCGGGCTATTCCAAATGGCATTTGCAACGGCTTTTCCATCACCACAAAGGGGAGAGCATCGGGCGCTACATCCGGGAGAAAAAGCTGCGTCTGGCGGCGCAGGATCTGCGCGCTACTAACGATCGCGTGCTGGATATCTCAATGAAATATGGGTTTGACTCCCAGCAAACTTTTACGCGCCTGTTCACGCGTAAATTTCAGATGTCGCCGGGCACGTGGCGCAAGCAGGGCGACGCGCCGACGAACCACTGA
- the yfbS gene encoding Uncharacterized transporter yfbS, whose translation MNGELIWVLTLLGVAVMLFATAKIRMDAVALLVIVAFILSGTLTVNEAFAGFSDPNVILIAALFVIGDGLVRTGVATKMGAWLVQMAGSSETRMLVLLMLTVAGLGAFMSSTGVVAIFIPVVISVCARMKIAPSRLMMPLSFAGLISGMMTLVATPPNLVVNSELLREGHPGFGFFSVTPVGLAILVLGILYMLVMRFMLGSGDGREKPQAWSRRTFRDFIRDYHLTGRARRLAIRPGSPLIGHRLDDLKLRERYGANVIGVERWRHFRRVIVDVNGVTEFRARDVLLIDISASDIDLRQFCSEQQLEPMILRGDYFSDQALDVGMAELSLTPEGTMAGKTVRELNFRSRYGLNVVGIKREGKALPGAIVDEPLELGDLLLVVGTWKLISQLGQKNRDVVVLNLPVEESDASPAHSQAPHAIFCLALMVAMMLTDEIPNPVAAIIACLLMGKFRCINPESAWKAIHWPSIILIVGMMPFAQALQKTGGVTLIVDGLMRVGGGYGPHMMLGCLFVMCAVIGLFISNTATAVLMAPIALAAAKTMGVSPYPFAMGVAMAASAAFMTPVSSPVNTLVLGPGNYRFSDFVKTGVPFTVIVMVVCVLLIPVLFPF comes from the coding sequence GTGAATGGTGAATTAATCTGGGTTCTGACTCTGCTTGGCGTGGCGGTGATGCTGTTCGCTACCGCTAAAATCCGTATGGATGCCGTCGCGCTGCTGGTGATTGTGGCATTCATTCTCAGCGGTACGCTAACCGTTAATGAAGCGTTTGCCGGTTTCAGTGATCCCAACGTCATTCTTATCGCCGCGCTGTTTGTTATTGGCGACGGGCTGGTTCGCACCGGGGTCGCGACCAAGATGGGCGCCTGGCTGGTGCAGATGGCGGGCAGCAGCGAAACCCGCATGTTAGTGCTATTGATGCTGACCGTTGCTGGGCTCGGCGCGTTTATGAGTTCCACCGGTGTGGTGGCGATATTTATTCCGGTCGTGATAAGCGTCTGCGCGCGGATGAAAATCGCGCCGTCGCGACTGATGATGCCGTTAAGCTTCGCCGGGCTTATCAGCGGCATGATGACCCTGGTGGCGACGCCGCCAAATCTGGTCGTTAACAGCGAACTGCTGCGCGAAGGGCATCCGGGTTTTGGCTTTTTCAGCGTGACGCCCGTGGGGCTGGCGATTCTTGTGCTTGGCATTCTCTATATGCTGGTGATGCGATTCATGCTTGGTTCAGGCGATGGTCGCGAAAAGCCGCAGGCGTGGAGCCGCCGCACCTTTCGCGACTTTATCCGCGATTACCATCTCACGGGCCGGGCGCGCCGCCTGGCGATTCGCCCTGGCTCGCCGCTTATCGGCCACCGTCTTGACGATTTAAAGCTGCGTGAGCGCTACGGCGCAAACGTCATCGGCGTTGAACGCTGGCGTCATTTCCGCCGGGTGATTGTCGATGTAAACGGGGTCACGGAATTCCGGGCGCGGGACGTATTGCTGATAGACATATCTGCGTCTGATATCGACTTGCGCCAGTTTTGCAGCGAGCAGCAACTGGAGCCGATGATCCTGCGCGGCGACTATTTTTCCGATCAGGCGCTGGATGTCGGTATGGCGGAGCTGTCGCTGACGCCGGAAGGAACCATGGCGGGCAAAACCGTCCGCGAGCTAAATTTCCGCAGCCGCTATGGCCTGAATGTCGTCGGCATTAAACGCGAAGGTAAAGCGTTACCGGGCGCGATCGTGGATGAGCCGCTTGAGCTTGGCGATTTACTTTTAGTGGTCGGGACCTGGAAGCTTATCAGCCAACTGGGGCAGAAAAACCGCGATGTGGTGGTGCTGAACCTGCCGGTGGAAGAGAGCGACGCTTCGCCCGCCCACAGCCAGGCGCCGCACGCCATCTTTTGTCTGGCGCTGATGGTGGCGATGATGCTGACGGATGAAATCCCGAATCCCGTCGCCGCGATTATCGCCTGTCTGCTGATGGGCAAGTTTCGCTGCATCAACCCGGAAAGCGCGTGGAAAGCCATTCACTGGCCGAGCATTATTCTCATTGTCGGCATGATGCCGTTTGCGCAGGCGCTGCAAAAAACCGGCGGGGTGACGCTGATTGTCGACGGTCTGATGCGCGTCGGCGGCGGCTATGGTCCGCATATGATGCTGGGCTGCCTGTTTGTGATGTGCGCCGTCATCGGGCTGTTTATTTCCAATACCGCGACGGCGGTGTTGATGGCGCCCATCGCGCTGGCGGCGGCCAAGACCATGGGCGTATCGCCGTACCCGTTCGCCATGGGCGTGGCGATGGCGGCCTCGGCGGCGTTTATGACGCCGGTCTCTTCGCCAGTCAACACGTTGGTGCTGGGGCCGGGGAACTACCGCTTCAGCGATTTCGTGAAAACCGGCGTACCGTTTACCGTTATCGTGATGGTCGTCTGCGTGCTGTTAATCCCGGTGCTGTTCCCGTTCTGA
- the yfbQ gene encoding Uncharacterized aminotransferase yfbQ: protein MSPIEKSSKLDNVCYDIRGPVLKEAKRLEEEGQKVLKLNIGNPAPFGFDAPDEILVDVIRNLPTAQGYCDSKGLYSARKAIMQHYQARDMRDVTVEDIYIGNGVSELIVQAMQALLNSGDEMLVPAPDYPLWTAAVSLSGGKAVHYLCDESSDWFPDLDDIRAKITPRTRGIVIINPNNPTGAVYSKELLLEIVEIARQHNLIIFADEIYDKILYDDAQHHSIAALAPDLLTVTFNGLSKTYRVAGFRQGWMVLNGPKKHAKGYIEGLEMLASMRLCANVPAQHAIQTALGGYQSISEFIVPGGRLYEQRNRAWELINEIPGVSCVKPRGALYMFPKIDAKRFNIHDDQKMVLDFLLQEKVLLVQGTAFNWPWPDHVRIVTLPRIDELDLAINKLGRFLSGYHQ, encoded by the coding sequence ATGTCGCCCATCGAAAAATCCAGTAAGCTCGACAATGTCTGCTACGACATCCGCGGCCCGGTGCTAAAAGAGGCCAAACGCCTCGAAGAGGAAGGTCAAAAAGTTCTTAAGCTGAATATCGGCAACCCGGCCCCTTTCGGCTTTGACGCGCCTGATGAAATTCTTGTGGATGTCATCCGCAATCTGCCTACCGCCCAGGGCTACTGCGATTCCAAAGGGCTCTATTCCGCCCGTAAAGCTATCATGCAGCACTACCAGGCGCGCGACATGCGCGACGTCACGGTTGAGGATATTTATATCGGCAATGGCGTTTCTGAGCTTATCGTTCAGGCGATGCAGGCGTTACTGAACAGTGGTGATGAAATGCTGGTGCCGGCGCCCGACTACCCGCTGTGGACGGCGGCGGTGTCACTCTCCGGCGGCAAAGCGGTGCACTATCTTTGTGATGAATCCTCAGACTGGTTCCCGGATCTCGACGACATTCGCGCCAAAATCACGCCGCGCACCCGCGGAATTGTCATTATCAACCCGAACAACCCGACCGGCGCGGTCTATTCGAAAGAACTGCTGCTGGAAATCGTTGAGATCGCCCGCCAGCATAATCTGATCATTTTCGCAGACGAAATTTACGACAAGATCCTCTATGACGACGCCCAGCACCACTCGATCGCAGCGCTGGCGCCGGATCTGCTCACCGTCACCTTTAACGGCCTCTCCAAAACGTACCGTGTGGCGGGCTTCCGTCAGGGCTGGATGGTGCTGAACGGGCCGAAAAAACACGCCAAAGGGTATATTGAAGGGCTGGAAATGCTTGCTTCAATGCGCCTGTGCGCGAACGTTCCTGCGCAGCACGCCATCCAGACGGCCCTTGGCGGTTATCAGAGCATCAGCGAATTTATCGTACCCGGCGGGCGGCTTTACGAACAACGCAACCGCGCGTGGGAACTGATCAACGAAATCCCAGGCGTCAGCTGCGTAAAACCGCGCGGCGCGCTCTACATGTTCCCGAAAATCGACGCAAAGCGTTTTAATATTCACGACGATCAGAAAATGGTGCTCGATTTCCTGCTGCAGGAAAAAGTACTGCTGGTTCAGGGGACCGCGTTTAACTGGCCGTGGCCTGACCACGTACGTATCGTGACGCTGCCGCGCATCGATGAACTCGATCTCGCCATTAACAAGCTGGGCCGCTTCCTTTCCGGCTACCATCAGTAA
- the yfbT gene encoding Phosphatase yfbT yields the protein MECKGFLFDLDGTLVDSLPAVERAWCHWADRFGIAHDEVLGFIHGKQAITSLRHFMAGHSEDEIMAEFHRLEQIEASDTEGIVALPGALALLNHLNDARIPWAIVTSGSMPVASARRGATRLPEPEVFVTAERVKRGKPEPDAYLLGAELLGLAPHECAVVEDAPAGILSGLAAGCPVIAANPPVDTPRLDEAALVIKTLTELVVEKGADGWVSVKKQP from the coding sequence GTGGAATGTAAAGGGTTTTTGTTCGATCTGGACGGTACGCTGGTAGATTCTCTGCCTGCCGTTGAACGCGCCTGGTGTCACTGGGCGGATCGCTTTGGCATCGCGCATGACGAGGTGCTGGGCTTTATTCACGGTAAGCAGGCGATCACCTCGCTGCGCCACTTTATGGCGGGACACAGCGAGGACGAAATCATGGCGGAGTTTCATCGCCTGGAGCAAATAGAAGCGAGCGATACCGAGGGCATCGTCGCGCTGCCGGGCGCGCTGGCGCTCCTGAACCATCTGAACGATGCCCGCATTCCCTGGGCCATAGTGACCTCGGGCTCCATGCCCGTCGCCTCCGCGCGCCGCGGCGCGACGAGGTTGCCGGAACCAGAGGTGTTCGTCACCGCTGAGCGCGTTAAGCGCGGCAAACCTGAGCCGGATGCCTATCTGCTCGGCGCTGAACTGCTGGGCCTCGCGCCTCATGAGTGCGCCGTTGTGGAAGACGCGCCGGCGGGCATTCTCTCCGGTCTTGCGGCGGGCTGTCCGGTGATTGCCGCTAATCCGCCAGTCGATACGCCGCGTCTTGACGAGGCGGCGCTGGTGATTAAAACCCTTACCGAACTGGTAGTGGAAAAAGGCGCGGACGGCTGGGTAAGCGTTAAAAAGCAGCCGTAA